The Pseudomonas rhizosphaerae genomic sequence TGCCGCGTCGCGCGTTGCAGCGCAGCGTACCCTGGATGTGCTCAAGGCCGAGCTGGAAGTGGCCCAAGCAGCGCTGGACAAGGACCGCTCGGCGCTGGAGCAGGCCGAGCTGAACCTGTCCTACACACAGATTCTGGCACCGGTCGACGGCATGATCGGCCAGCGCTCGGTGCGCGTCGGCGCCTATGTCGCACCTGGTCGGCCCCTGTTGGCCCTGGTGCCGCTGCACGAGGCGTTCGTGGTCGCCAACTTCCGCGAGACGCAACTGGCGCACATGCACGCCAATCAGCGCGTGGACATTCAAGTCGACAGCATTCCCGACCAGATTTTTCAGGGTCACATCGACAGCGTTGCGCCGGCCACCGGTCTGTCGTTCGCGCAGATCAGTCCGGACAACGCCACCGGCAACTTCACCAAGGTGGTCCAGCGCATCCCGGTCAAGGTGGTGTTCGAGGCCGATCAGCCCCATCTGGACCGTCTGCGCGTGGGCCTGTCGGTCATCGCGTCGGTCGATACCACCCAGGAGCCCTGAGATGAAACGTGCATTGCTTGCCCTGGCCCTGAGCAGCGTCGCCGCCTGCAGCGTCGGGCCGGACTTTCAGCGGCCCCAGGCGGCGCTGCCTGCGCAGTGGCAGGACCGCGCCGGCACCCGCGCCGACGCGGCGCTGGACACCGCCTGGTGGCAGCAACTGGGCGACCCGCAACTGACCGCGCTGGTCACCCGCGCCGCCAAGGCCAATCTGGATATCCGCTCGGCGGCCAACCGCGTGCAGCAGAGCCAGGCCCTGCGCCAGGTCAGCGGCAGCGAGCAGTTGCCGGGGCTCAGCGCGCGCGGTGGTTACCAGCGCGAGCGCAACAGCGGCGAAGGGTTGAACGACCCGTCCGGGCAGAACGGCCGGGCGCCGTTCGAGCTGTGGAGCGGGGCGCTCGATGCCAGTTGGGAGGTGGACCTGTGGGGCCACGTCCAGCGCAGCGTCGAGATGGCCGAGGCCGACGTGCAGTTCAGCCAGGCCCAGCGCGACGCGGTCGGCCTGAGCATCGCGGCGCGTACCGCCACCGACTACATTCGCCTGCGCGGCGTGCAGGCACGCCTGGCCGTGGCACGGGAAAACCTGGAGATCGCCCGGCAGAGCCAGCGCCTGACCCAGACCCGCTACGAGAACGGCGTCACCACCAACCTGGACACCGCCAACGCCGCCGCGCTGGTGGCCACCATCGAAGCCTCGCTGCCCGTGCTGCAGGCGCAGCAGGACCGCTTGATCAACGCGCTCAGCTACCTGCTGGCCGAACCGCCACGGGCCCTGGCCGACGAGTTGCGCACACCGCGGGCCATTCCCGATCCCGCACCGGACGTGCCCATGGGCTTGCCCTCGGAACTGGCCCAGCGCAGGCCCGACATCCAGCGCAGCGAAGCGGCCCTGCACCGTGCCACCGCGGCCATCGGCGTGGCCAAGGCAGACTTCTACCCGCGCGTCAGCCTGGGCGCCAGCTTCGGCTCCCAGGCCTTGGCCGGCTCGGACCTGGGCAGTTGGGATTCGCGCAGTTGGTCGTTCGGCCCCAGCCTGTACCTGCCGATCTTCCAGGGCGGACGCCTGACCGGCACCCTGGAGCTGCGCGAGCATCAGCAGCAGGAAGCTGCGCTGGACTACCAACGTGTAGTGCTGGCCGCCTGGCACGAGGTCGACGACGCCATGAGCGATTACGCTGCCGAACAGCAGCACCATGCCGCTTTGGGCGAAGCGGTGCGGCAGAACACCGTGGCCTTGGGCACTGCCCGCGACCGCTACAACCAAGGCGCTACGGACTTCATCAACGTGCTCGGTGTGCAGCGCGCGCTGCTGGCCACGCAAAGCCAACTAGTCGACAGCGCTACCGCCGCGGCGATCGACCGTGTGCGGCTGTATCGGGCCCTGGGTGGGGGCTGGCCAAAAGACGCCTGAAGAAGCCGCGATGCCCCCGGCAAGCCGTGCTAGGGTAAGGTCTGTCAGCCAACAGGAGCCTGCCCATGCCCGACCACGTCCCGCTCAAGCTCAGCAACCCGCCCGGCCTTTTCGACCCGGCGCCCTATGGTTACTCCCATGTGGCCGAGGTCGCTGGCGGCAGCAAGTTGTTGTTCATCGCCGGCCAAGGCGGTGAAAGCCTGGACAGCAGCATTTCCCCGGACTTCCAGCTGCAGGCCGGGCAGGCCCTGGCCAACCTGCGCACCGCACTGGCCTGCGCCGGTGCCGATTACTGCCACGTCGCCAAGCTCACCGTGCTGATCGTCGACCATGACCATGAGCGCCTGGCCCTCTGGAGCGACACCCTGCGCGAGGCCTGGGGCGATGCCATGACGCCTGCCTGCACCTTGATCCCGGTGCCGCGCCTGGCCCTGGACGGCATGCTTATCGAAGTCGATGCGGTAGCGGTGATGCCGCAATGAGCGAGTTGATCAGCGCTCTGCGCGGCATTGTCGGCGCTACCCATGTCCTCACCGAGTCGGCCGAGACCGAACGCTTTCGCCAGGGCTTCCGCTTCGGCAGCGGCGCCGCGCTGGCGGTGGTCCGTCCCGGCTCGCTGCTGGAGCAGTGGCAGGTGGTCAAGGCCTGCGTGGCGGCCGATGTGATCGTCATCATGCAGGCGGCCAACACCGGCCTGACCGGTGGCTCCACCCCCGACGGCGGCTACGACCGCGATGTGGTGATCATCAGCACCTTGCGCATGCGCACGGTGCACGTGATCGAGGAGGGCCGTCAGGTCATCTGCTTCCCCGGTTCCACCCTCGATCAGCTGGAAAAGGTCCTCAAGCCGCTGGGCCGCGAGCCCCATTCGGTGATCGGTTCATCCTGCATCGGCGCGTCGGTGTTCGGCGGCGTCTGCAACAATTCAGGCGGCTCGCTGGTGCGCCGCGGACCGGCCTACACGCAGATGGCGGTGTACGCCCAGCTCGGCGCTGACGGCACCTTGCAACTGGTCAACCACCTGGGCGTCGAACTGGGCGATACGCCCGAGCAGATTCTGGGCAACCTCGACGCGCAGCGCTACACCGCCGCCGACATCCAGGCCGACGCCGGGCTGGGTTCCGACCATGGCTATGCGGCCTATGTGCGCGAGGTCGATGCGCCCACCCCCGCGCGTTTCAATGCCGACCACCAGCGCTTGCACGAAGCCAGTGGCAGTGCCGGCAAGCTGGCGGTGTTCGCCGTGCGCCTGGACACCTTCGCCGCCGAGCGCGACACCGCCGTGTTCTACATTGGCAGCAACGACACCGCCGACCTCACGCAGATTCGCCGGCACATGCTCGAACACTTCGACGAGCTGCCGATTGCCGGCGAGTACATGCACCGCGACGCCTACGACGTGGCCGCCGAATACGGCAAGGACACGTTTCTGATGATCCACCACCTGGGCACCCAGCGCCTGCCCAAGCTGTTTGCCTTGAAGAGCCGCGCCGACACCTTCCTCAAGCGTTTTCCCTGGCTGCGCGCGAACCTCGCCGACCGGGTGCTGCAAGTGGCCGCGCGCTGCTTTCCCGACCACCTGCCGCCGCGCATCCGCGACTTTCGCCGGCGCTACGAGCACTACCTGATGGTCAAGGTATCGGCCGGCTCGGTGGAGCCGACGCAGAAACTATTGGAGGAACTGTTCGCCGGGCGCGACGGTGATTTCTTCCGCTGTACCGCAGAGGAGGGCAGCAAGGCCTTTCTCCACCGCTTCGCTGCCGCGGGCGCCGCAGTGCGTTACCGCGCCGTGCACGACCGCGAGGTGGAAGACATCGTGGCGCTGGACATCGCCCTGGCGCGTAACGATCGACAGTGGTTCGAGACGCTGCCCGACGACATCGAGCGGCAGATGATCGTCAAGCTCTACTATGGGCATTTCTTCTGCCACGTATTCCACCAGGACTACATCCTGCGCAAGGGCAGCGATTGTCTGGCGGTGGAGCATCGCATGTGGGCGCTGCTCGATGAGCGCGGCGCGGAGTATCCGGCCGAGCACAACGTCGGCCATCTATACCCGGCCAAGCCGGCGCTCAAGGCCTTCTATCAGCAACTGGACCCCTGCAACGCCTTCAATCCGGGCGTCGGCCAGACCTCCAAGTGCCGCCACTGGCAGGAATGACTGCGGCGTCCCTTTCGCGGGTAGAACCCGCTCCCACAGGGTCACCGTTGTTTCTTGTTCACGGTGGTACCGCCGTTTCTTGTGGGAGCGGGCTCTGCCCGCGAAGGGCTCGACGCGGTGCATCTGGTCGACCGCGGCGTCCCCTTCGCGGATAGAAGGCTCAGCCGCCCGCCCCGCTCCCACAGGTCTCCACTGCTTCTTGCACAGGGCTGTGTCTTGTCCAGGGGATTGCCGCCGATTCAGTCCGGCAGCCACTCCTGCAAGGTCAGTTCCACGGTGATGAACGACAGGTTGCGGCCGCGCTCCAGGCGTCCGGCAAAGATGTTGCCGTCGGCGTCCGCGACCACGGCCTGCAGGCGACTGTCGCCGATGACGATTTCGCCACTGATGCTGAGGATCTCGACGCCGGGGCCCGGTACGGCCAGGGTCTTCATGCCGTGTCGGCCCAGGTAGCCCAGGTTCGCGTCGATCAGGCTGCCCAACCCGCCGCGAATCACTGCCAGTTCGATGCCGTGGCTGGCGCACAGGGCTTCGGCACTGTCGACGATGTCTTCGTTGGGCTTGAGCCTCGCCACCACCAGCCGCCCCAGGCGACCGGTCTGCACGGTTGAAGCGGACAGCTCGGGTTCGAGTACGGCACTGGCGTTCATGAGGCCTCCTGATCGATCGGGTGCAACAGGCTGAAATGGGTTTCGGCGTCGGGCTGCGATTGGTAAGCGACGTGATCGAACAGGCACAGGCGGATCACCAGGTTTTCGCTGCCGACCACCAGTTTGTCCAGCACCAGATGGCCGCCGTGCTGCTGGCCGTCGCGGTCCAGAAACCCGGCGTGGCAATGCAGCAACGGTTGGTTCTGCGCATCGCGGCCGACGGTGATCGCACCGCTGATGAAGGTGATGTAGCCGTCCAGCACCACCGGTGCACCGTAGTCGTAGGGCCGTTGCGCCTTGTCGGTGACCACCATGCGGTGGTAGCTCAGGTGCGCCGCGCCACCGCAGAGAATGCGACCCACCGCGCTGCCGTAGCGACGTCCGCGCAGGGCCGCGAGCACGCCGTCGGCGACGTTGCAGGCCAGGGGCAGCACGATGCGCAGCTCTTCACCCTGCGCCACGCTGCGATCCAGGCGCCGCGGCTGCTGCGCCGGCCCGCCGTGGACGAAGACCCGCACACCGTCGCGCTGTTCGAAATGAGGGTTCATCAGGCTGCCTCCTCGCGTTCCTGCAGCAACGCGCGGATCTGCTTCTTGACGATCTTGCCGTAGCCGGACTTGGGCATGTCCTCCCAGCGCACGAATCGCTTGGGCCATTTGTAGCGGGCCAGGCGCGGCTCCAGGTGCGCCAGCAACTGTTCGTCGCTGACCTGGCCGGTGGTGACGATCACAGCGCAACCGCACTCGCCCCATTTCTCGTCCGGCATGCCCAGCACGGCCACCTCGTTGACCGCCGGGTGGGTGAGCAGCGCTTCCTCGACCTCGCGCGGGTAGACGTTGGAGCCACCGGAAATGTACATGTCCGAGGCCCTGCCGGTGATGAACAGGTAACCGTGCTCGTCGACATGGCCCAGGTCGCCGGTGTGGAACCAGCCGTGCTTGAAGCAACTGGCGTTGGCTGCCGGGTTGTTGTAGTAGCCGCTGAACACGGCCGGCCCGCGCACGCAGATCTCGCCGTCCTCGCCGGTGGCCAGCTCGTTGCCGGCGTCGTCGAGAATGGCCACCTGCATGCCCGTGCGCGGATAGCCGCAACTGCCGACCTTGGCGGCGGGCGAGTCCTCGGCGTCGTGGCAATCGGCGGGCAGCACGGTAATGTTGCCGGTGACTTCGCCCAGGCCGTAATACTGCACCAGCACCTTGCCCAGCTTGCGCAGGGCGTGGCACTGATCGGCGCGGTACATCGGCGCCCCCGCGTAGATCACATGACGCAGGCTGCTGTGGTCGTAGCGGTCCACGGCCGGGTCTTCGGTGAGCATCTTGACGATGGTCGGCACGGTGAACAGGTTGTCCACGCGGTGCTCCTGCACCAGGCGCCAGGCTTCGTCGCAGTCCAGGCGGTCGCTGGCCGGCAGCACGCAGGCGGCGCCACGCGCCACGTTGACCAGGGCGTGGATGCCGGCGCCATGGGACAGCGGCGCTAGCACCAGCGAGCGCGAATGCTGGCTGAGGCCGGGCATCAGGTCGGCGATGTGGTTGTTGACCACGAAGGCCATCTGCCCGTGGGTGAGTACGCCGGCCTTGGGATGGCCGGTGGTGCCGGAGGTGTAGAAGAACCACAGCGGGTCATGGTAATTGACGTCGGCGGCGCGGAACGTGCTGGCGTGTGGCGCGCCTTCGTCGAGCAGTTGCCCATAGCTCAGCTCGCCGGCGCGTGGTTCACCGATGGCGATCACCTGCCGCAATGCCGGCGACTCGGCGCGCACCGCGTCCACGTAATGCGCCAGCCCCTCATCGTAGAGCATGGCCACCGCGCCGCTGGAACTGCCCAGGTAGGCAGCCTCGGGCGGGGTGATGCGCACGTTGGTCGGCACCCACACCGCGCCCAGGCGAAACGCCACCCAGGCGCTCTCGAACAGCGGCAAGTTGTTGCGCGAATGCACCAGCAACTTGTCGCCCTTGCCCAGCCCGCGGGCGCGCAAGGCGGTGGCGACGCTGTCGACCCGTTGCGAAATGCTTCGCCAGGTGTGGACCTGGTCGCCGCGAATGAAGCCCGGCGCATCGGGGTAGCGCCGGGCGATCTGGTTGAGCAGTTCGCCCAGGTTCATCACGTTGTCGATGCCGGTCATTGCACGCGCTCCAGAATGCTCACGTAGTTGGTCACCGCCGCGCCGCCCATGTTGAACACCCCGGCACGGTCGGCCTTGGCCAGTTGCATGTCGCCGGCCTGACCGCTGAGCTGCATGGCCGCCATCACGTGCATCGACACCCCGGTGGCGCCGATCGGGTGGCCCTTGGACTTGAGCCCGCCGGAGGGGTTGATCGGCAGTCGGCCGTCCTTGCGGCTGATGCCCTCGGCGATCACCCGCGCGCCCTGGCCGCGTTCGGCCAGGCCCATGGCCTCGTATTCGAGCAGTTCGGCAATGGTGAAGCAGTCGTGGGTTTCCACCAGCGACAGGTCGGCCAGGCTCAGGTTGGCGGTGCCCAGCGCTTGCTGCCAGGCCCGGGCGGCACCTTCGAAGACGGTCGGGTCGCGGCGCGACAGCGGCAGGTAGTCGTTGACCTGCACCGCTGCCCTGAAGGTGATCGCTTGGCCGCGGCCAGGCGCGTGGTCGTCGCGGCTGATGACCAGCGCGGCAGCGCCGTCGGTGATCAGCGAGCAGTCGGTGCGCTTGAGCGGCCCGGCCACGAACGGGTTTTTCGCCGACGGCTCGCGGCAAAATTCGTAGCCCAGGTCGCGGCGCATGTGGGCGTAGGGGTTCAGCGCGCCGTTGGCGTGGTTCTTCGCGGCGATCATCGCCAGCGCGTCGGACTGGTCGCCGTAGCGGTCGAAGTAGGTCTGGGCGATGGTGCCGAACACCCCGGCGAAGCCGCCTTCGATCTGCGCTTCCTCCTTGGCGTAGCAGCATTTGAGCAGGATCTTGCCAACCTCGTCGGTGGGCAGTGTGTTCATTTTCTCGAAGCCGACCACCAGTGCGTGGCGAGCCTGGCCGGAGAGCACCGCCTGCAGCGCCGAATGGATGGCTGCAGAGCCGGTGGAGCAGGCGTTTTCCAGGCGCACCGACGGGGTGAAGCGCAAGGCCGGAATATGGTTGGCGAGCAGCGCGGAGGGAAAGTCCTGATACAGAAAGCCGGCATTGAAATGGCCGACGTGGACCGAATCGATCTGTTCGGCGTCCAGCCCGGCATGTTCGAGCGCCGCCACGGCTGCATCGGCCATCATCTGCTCGGGGTCGAGCTGGTCGAACTTGCCGAAGGGGGAGTGGTACCAACCGCTGATGACTGGCGAACCCATGAGGTGTTTCCTCGATTGATGTTGTTTGCCAGGGTCGATAGCAAGAGCGGTGCCAAGGCCCGCAAACCCCTGCTGCTGGCGGGTTGGCTGTTACCCCGCAGACGTCGGGTGTCGCCCCAGGTGTCGCTTTGTCGATGGTGGGCGACACCTGAGGGAGACACCTGTTACACCCAGCAGGGCGGGGCTTGGCGCGTGACATCTGCAGATACATTCACGTCGGTACAAGTTTGTTCAGGTAAAACAGCAGCTTGCTGTCCGCTTTACGCTGATGGGCGCGGTTTTTCCGCAGGTTGGGCACGGGTGGCACCCGATTTGCTTTCTTACCGGTACCCCAGCGCCTGCCCCGGCAGCCCGGTGAATGAAAGCTGGTCAATAAAAACAAGAAGGTCAGGAGAGCTAAATGAGTGATTTCTCGCGCCGCCGTTTCATCAAGACCGCCACCCTCGCATCGGCTGCGGTCGCAGCCACCGGCCTGGGCTTGTTCAGCTCGCGCAGCGAAGCGGCGGACTTCAAACTCAAATTCGCCAACAACCTGCCCATGATTCACCCGATGAACGTCCGGGCGCGGGAAATGGCCAAGGCGATCAAGGAAGAAACCAACGGCGCGGTGCAGATCCAGGTGTTCCCCAGCAGCCAGTTGGGCAGCGACACCGACACCCTGGCCCAGGTGCGCTCCGGCGCGGTGGACATGTTCGCCCTGTCGCCGGTGATCCTCGGCACCCTGGTGCCGTCGGTGCAGATCAGCGCCGTGGGCTTCGCCTTCAAGGACTACGACCAGGTCTGGAGTGCGATGGACGGCGATCTGGGCGCCCATGTGCGCAGCGAGATCGCCAAGACCGAAACCCTGTTCGCCTTCGACAAGATGTGGGACAACGGCTTCCGCGTCACCACCACCAGCACCCGTCCGGTGCTCAAGCCAGAAGACTTGGTCGGCATGAAGTTGCGCGTGCCGCCCAGCCCCATCATCATGTCGATCTTCAAGGCGTTCGATGCCGCGCCCACCAGCATCAACTTCGCCGAGGTGTATTCGGCCCTGCAGACGCGCATCGTCGAAGGCCAGGAAAATCCGCTGACCCTGGTCTCTTCGGCCAAGCTCTACGAAGTGCAGAAGTACTGCTCGCTGACCAACCATGTCTGGGACGGTTTCTGGATGCTGGGCAACAGCAAGTCGTTCGCCCGTCTGCCGGCGGACGTGCAGGCGGTGGTGCGCAAGCACGTCGATGCCGCCGTCATGGGCCAGCGCGCGGACCTTGCAGCCTTGCAGGGCAGCATCCGCGACACCCTCAAGGAAAAAGGCCTGGAGCTGGCCGACACCGAGCCGCAGGCGTTCCGCGAGAAGCTGCGCAGCGCCAACTACTACGCCGACTGGCACGAGAAGTTCGGTGACGCTGCCTGGGCCATCCTCGAAAAATACTCCGGGAAGCTGGCATGATGAGCGCCGAGGCGATGCCGGCCGAAACCGTTGCCATGCGCCTGCCGGCCCGGGCGCTGACCTGCCTCAACCGCTGCGCCATGCGCGTGGTCGAGGTGCTTGCCGTTGCCTTGATGCTGATCGAGACCTGCGTGCTGCTCGCCGGCGTCGTCTCGCGCTACGTGTTTCACAACCCATTGGTGTGGACCGACGAGCTGGCCTCGTCGCTGTTCATCTGGCTGGCGATGTTCGGCGCCGTGCTGGCGCTCGATCGGGGCGAGCACATGCGCATGTCGGCGCTGGTCAACAAGCTGCCGCCGGCCTGGCGGGGCTTCAGTGAAACCCTGTCGGCGCTCATCGTGGTGTTGTTCGTGGCCATGATCATCACCCCGGCGATGGTCCACTCCCATGAGCAGATGGCGATCACCACGCCGGCCCTGGGCATCCCCGACGGGGTGCGCGCCGCGGCATTGCCGGTCGGCGCCATGCTCATGCTGCTGGCGGCGGTCGCGCGAATGGCGCGCTATTCGACGCTGCGCCAGTTCGTCGCCGGCGTGGCCGTGGTTGCGGTGGTCGGCGGCTCGCTGTGGCTGGCCCAGCCGCTGCTCGCCGAGATCGGCAACTACAACCTGGTGGTGTTCTTTCTGGTGCTGCTAGGCGCCTGCGTCTTCGGTGGCATCCCGATCGCCTTCGCCTTCGGCACCGCCACCATGGCCTACCTGGCCCTGGCCACCCACGCGCCCCTGTCCATCGTCGTCGGGCGCATGGACGAAGGCATGTCGCACATGGTGCTGCTCGCCGTCCCGCTGTTCGTCCTGCTGGGGGTGGTGCTGCAGCTGTCGGGCATGGCCCGCACCCTCATCGACTTCATGGCCTCGCTGCTGGGGCATGTGCGCGGCGGCCTGCAATACGTGCTGCTTGGCGCCATGTTCCTGGTGTCGGGGATTTCCGGCTCCAAAGTGGCCGACATGGCCGCGGTGGCACCGGCGCTGTTTCCGGAAATGAAGAAGCGCGGCTCCGAGCCCGAAGAGCTGGCCGCCTTGCTGGCTGCCACCGGGGCGATGACCGAAACCATTCCGCCGAGCCTGGTGCTGATCACCATCGGCGCGGTGTGCAGTGTCTCGATCACCGCGTTGTTCATCGGCGGGCTGATGCCGGCGGTGGTGGCCACTGTGGTGATCGCCATCGTCTGCTGGTGGCGCTCGCGCAAGGAGGCCATGCCCACGGTCAAGCGCGCACCGATGTCGGTAGTGGCCAAGACCTTCATGATCGCGCTACCAGCCCTGGCCTTGCCATTGCTGATCCGCGTGGCGGTGCTCGAAGGTGCGGCCACGGCTACCGAAGTCTCGACCATCGGCGTGGCCTATGTGGTGCTGGTGGGCTTGGTGATGCACCTGTTCATGCGCCACATCGAGTTCCGCAAGGTCTACCCGATGATGATCGAGGCGGCAGCGTTGTCCGGGGCGATCCTGTTGATCATCGGCATGGCCTCGGCGATGGCTTGGGCACTAACCCAGTCGGGCTTCTCGGCCAATCTGGTCGACCTGATCAGCGAGATTCCAGGCGGCGCCATCGGCTTCATGTTCGTCACCATCGTGACCTTCCTGATCCTGGGCAGCGTGCTCGAAGGCATTCCAGCCATCGTGCTGTTCGGGCCCTTGATGTTCCCGCTCGCCGAAATGCTCGGCATCCATCCGGTGCACTACGCCATGGTGGTGATCCTGGCCATGGGCATCGGCCTGTTCGCACCGCCCTTGGGCGTCGGTTTCTATGCCGCCTGCGCCATCAGCAAGACCCCGTCCGACCATGTCATCCGCCGTGTGTGGGGCTATCTGGCGGCGTTGGTCGTGGCGCTGGTCATCGTTGCCTGTTTCCCGTGGATTTCCATCGGTTTCCTCTAAGAGAGTCCTGGTCATGAGCCAAGCAGTCAGACAGCTTCCCAGCAAGAGCGGCGAGGGCCGGGTGGCCTTCATCACCGGCGCGGCCATGGGCATTGGCGCGGCGATCGCCCAGCGTTTGGGTGAGGACGGCCACAGTGTGGTGGTGGCCGACATCAACCGCGGCGCTGCCGAAGAGATGGTCGCCGGTTTGCGCGCCCAGGGGATCGAGGCGCGGGCGGCGGTGATCGATATCGGCGATGCGCAGTCGATCGCCGAGGTGTTCGCCGGCCTGTCGCGCTGCGACGTGCTGGTGAACAATGCCGGCATCGCCAGGACCCAGGCCTTTCTGGACTGCGACCTGGCCGACTGGCAACGGGTGTTGAACATCAACGTGACCGGCGCGCTGTTGTGCGGCCAGCAGGCGGCGCGCCTGATGAAGGAGCAGGGCTGGGGGCGGATCATCAACATCGCGTCCATCAGCGGCATGCGGGCGAGCACGGGGCGCACCGCCTATGGCACGTCAAAGGCCGCGGTCATCGGCCTGACCCGGCAGATGGCGGTCGAGTTGGCCGAGTACGGCATCACCGTCAATGGCATCGCCCCGGGGCCCGTGGATACACCCCTGACCCAGCGCCTGCACTCCAGCGCCACCCGCGACTCCTACGCCCGCGCCGTGCCCATGCGCCGCTACGGCACCCCGGCGGAAATGGCCGGCGCGGTGGCCTTCCTGGCCTCCGACGACGCCTCCTACATAAGCGGTCATGTAATCCCAGTAGATGGCGGCTACATGGCGTCCGGCATCCTGGAAATCTGAGCTCGCCCGTGGGAGCGGTCAGCGGCCGCGAAAGGGGCACTGCGATATACCTGAGACTCACTGATCCTGCAGCGTCGCCTCTTCACTCGCGCGCATTGCGCTTTCCACGAAGGTGGCAATACAGGGGTTGTGGTTGTCGGCTTTCCACACCGCGACCACTTCGATCACCGGTGGGGCCACCAGGGGCCGGAAGGTGGTGGTGGTCAGGCGCATGTTGCGCATCGAGCGCGGCACGATGGCGATGCCCAGCCCTTCGCCCACCAGGTTGACGATGGTCTGCTGCATGTTGATCTCCAGCCCGACGTTCGGCGTCACGCCATGTTGCAGGCAATAATTGACGATCATGTCATGCAGGGCAGGGGCGATACGGCGCGGCACGATGATGAAGGTTTCCGCCGCCAGGTCGCGCGGGTCGATCAACGGCTGCTCCAGCAAACGATGCCCCGGCGGCAGCACCACCGTCATCTCCTCGCGGTAGATGGTCACCGTTTCCAGCCCACTGCAATCCTGGGGCCGGTACATGATCGCTACGTCCTTGTTGCCGCTGCTGATGTCCTGGGCCAGGTCCATGGGCAGGGTCTCGGTCAGCTTCAGGTTCACTTGCGGATACTGCGCCGCGTAACGCCGAGTGATCGCCGGGGTGACGCTGTAGGCCGTGGACATCATGAAGCCCACCGACAACTCGCCTGCCGCGCCACGCGCCGCCGCCAGCGCATTGCGCTTGGCCTGCTCGAACGCCGCGAACACCGTCCCCGTGTCCAGATAGAAGCGCTGGCCGGCATCGGTAAGCTCCACATGGCGCCGCGAGCGGTCGAACAGCTTCACCCCCAGCTCTT encodes the following:
- a CDS encoding TRAP transporter substrate-binding protein, with the protein product MSDFSRRRFIKTATLASAAVAATGLGLFSSRSEAADFKLKFANNLPMIHPMNVRAREMAKAIKEETNGAVQIQVFPSSQLGSDTDTLAQVRSGAVDMFALSPVILGTLVPSVQISAVGFAFKDYDQVWSAMDGDLGAHVRSEIAKTETLFAFDKMWDNGFRVTTTSTRPVLKPEDLVGMKLRVPPSPIIMSIFKAFDAAPTSINFAEVYSALQTRIVEGQENPLTLVSSAKLYEVQKYCSLTNHVWDGFWMLGNSKSFARLPADVQAVVRKHVDAAVMGQRADLAALQGSIRDTLKEKGLELADTEPQAFREKLRSANYYADWHEKFGDAAWAILEKYSGKLA
- a CDS encoding TRAP transporter large permease subunit, giving the protein MMSAEAMPAETVAMRLPARALTCLNRCAMRVVEVLAVALMLIETCVLLAGVVSRYVFHNPLVWTDELASSLFIWLAMFGAVLALDRGEHMRMSALVNKLPPAWRGFSETLSALIVVLFVAMIITPAMVHSHEQMAITTPALGIPDGVRAAALPVGAMLMLLAAVARMARYSTLRQFVAGVAVVAVVGGSLWLAQPLLAEIGNYNLVVFFLVLLGACVFGGIPIAFAFGTATMAYLALATHAPLSIVVGRMDEGMSHMVLLAVPLFVLLGVVLQLSGMARTLIDFMASLLGHVRGGLQYVLLGAMFLVSGISGSKVADMAAVAPALFPEMKKRGSEPEELAALLAATGAMTETIPPSLVLITIGAVCSVSITALFIGGLMPAVVATVVIAIVCWWRSRKEAMPTVKRAPMSVVAKTFMIALPALALPLLIRVAVLEGAATATEVSTIGVAYVVLVGLVMHLFMRHIEFRKVYPMMIEAAALSGAILLIIGMASAMAWALTQSGFSANLVDLISEIPGGAIGFMFVTIVTFLILGSVLEGIPAIVLFGPLMFPLAEMLGIHPVHYAMVVILAMGIGLFAPPLGVGFYAACAISKTPSDHVIRRVWGYLAALVVALVIVACFPWISIGFL
- a CDS encoding SDR family NAD(P)-dependent oxidoreductase; amino-acid sequence: MSQAVRQLPSKSGEGRVAFITGAAMGIGAAIAQRLGEDGHSVVVADINRGAAEEMVAGLRAQGIEARAAVIDIGDAQSIAEVFAGLSRCDVLVNNAGIARTQAFLDCDLADWQRVLNINVTGALLCGQQAARLMKEQGWGRIINIASISGMRASTGRTAYGTSKAAVIGLTRQMAVELAEYGITVNGIAPGPVDTPLTQRLHSSATRDSYARAVPMRRYGTPAEMAGAVAFLASDDASYISGHVIPVDGGYMASGILEI
- a CDS encoding LysR family transcriptional regulator, with the translated sequence MIELRHLQYFRALAETLHFGRAAERLHISQPPLSRQIALLEEELGVKLFDRSRRHVELTDAGQRFYLDTGTVFAAFEQAKRNALAAARGAAGELSVGFMMSTAYSVTPAITRRYAAQYPQVNLKLTETLPMDLAQDISSGNKDVAIMYRPQDCSGLETVTIYREEMTVVLPPGHRLLEQPLIDPRDLAAETFIIVPRRIAPALHDMIVNYCLQHGVTPNVGLEINMQQTIVNLVGEGLGIAIVPRSMRNMRLTTTTFRPLVAPPVIEVVAVWKADNHNPCIATFVESAMRASEEATLQDQ